A window of Tatumella citrea genomic DNA:
ATTGCAGTTTCATCGGCGGTGACCAGAGCATTGGGTGTGACAGAACTCATGCCTTCACCCACTAATGCCGGGGTATTAGGCATCACGCGAATAATTTTCCGTGAATCACCCAGGACACCAGATAAAGTTTCCAGGGTAACCCCTGCCGCAATGGAAACGACCAGAGTCTCTTTTTTGATCTGCCCGGCAATATCGCTCAATACTTTGCTGATCACATTGGGTTTGACTGCAGCAACCAGAATATCTACCGCACCGGCCAGCGATTCCGGGCTTTCAGCAGCATTCAGACCATATTTTTCCGCCATTTCCTGGTTGGTTGCGCTTTTACGATCGAATATCCAGATATTTTCCGGTGCAATGACCTGGCTTTTCACAATGCCGTTAACGATTGCTTTGGTCATATTGCCACAGCCGATAAAACCAATTTTTTTGTTGAGCATTACCTGTCCTTTGTTGGTGTCAGAAAATTAATTGAGTATCTGATATCACCCTGACAACACGGAGATAAATAGTTGTTCTCCGTCGGCATAATAGTTCACAATTCGGGTTTAGTCCCTGGCAGGAATGATTATGGCTATCTGGGTTGACGCAGACGCTTGTCCGACAGTAATCAAAGAAATACTTTATCGTGCGGCAGAAAGAACGCAAACACATATTACTTTTGTCGCTAACCAGTCACTGCGGTTGCCTCCGTCACCCTGGCTGCACAGTTTACGGGTCGCTGCCGGGTTTGACGTGGCGGATAACGAAATTGTCCAGCGGGCTATGGCCGGAGATTTAGTGATCACAGCTGATATCCCACTGGCGGCTGAAGTGCTGGAAAAAGGGGCTGCAGCGCTCAATCCAAGAGGAGAGCGTTATTCTCCGGCTACCATCCGTGAACGTTTAACCATGCGCGATTTTATGGACACGCTACGGGCCAGCGGGATTGCATCAGGCGGGCCACCGGCTCTTAATCAGAAAGACCGGCAGTTATTTGCTAATGAACTGGATAAATGGTTCAGGCAGCGCTGAGGCTGCCTGAACTTTTAGTGGGGGCGATTACAGGAAGCTGTCATCGTCATCGTTGAAGTTATTGTCGCCAAAGAAGCTGTCAAATCCGCCACCATTATTATTATCATCCCAGCGATTATCATCCGCCGGAAGGCCGTTATCCCCGTAATTAAACGTATCCAGGTTCTGGTTAAAATCCGGGGTCTGCGTTGGAGTTTCGTTAATAATATTCACGATCTCTTCGGGCTGAGAGTGGTGGAACATGCTGGTCAGCATATCAGCCAGCACAACCCCACCAGCGACACCTGCTGCCGTTTGCAATGCCCCGCCCAGAAAGCCGGTACCGCGTGCTGCTGCAGGAGGAGCGTTATAGGTAGGTTGTTGCGAAGGTGCCTGCTGAGGTTGTTGCTGATTTCCCCACGCAGAAGATTGCTGTGGTTCCGGCTGACGCGGCTGAGAATTACCGCCACCAAACAAACCTGCCAGGAACCCGCCACTGCTTTGTTGTGGCTGCTGTTGCTGTTGCTGCTGAATCCGTGTTTCCAGTTCAGAAACCCGGTCATTGAGTTTTTTCATTGCGGCTTCCTGAATGATCAGGGCTTGTGACATATAGTAAGCCGCCGCCGGCTGATTTTGCAGATGGCTTTTAATCAACTGTTCTGCCGCAGGATCCCGCGGGCCGGTTTGGCTTTCAGCCTGTTGTAAACGGCTAAACAGACCATCAATCAATTTTTGTTCTTCGCTCTGCATGGTGAAACCTCTCATCATCTTTAATGTCATTATCCTCTGAAGTTCAGGGATAATGGTTGTGACATTTTGTTACAAAATGACCCCGGCAGTTGTCACAGGTGTCACCGGAGCCCTGAAATTATGATACTGTTGACTGAATCTGGCAAAATCCCGTTTCAGCTCTCTATATATGGGGGTGCTGCCAGCTAAAGTAAACGTAATCGCGGTAAAAAAATATTGCGGTCGGCCTGAAGTGGCGCGGACTGGCGTATTTAGCGCGTTTAACCGCTGTCTTCAGGTGGCTGTCGACGCTATTTCCGGTTATCATGCATACGTTTTATATTCAGTCTCTTTATAATTATCCCGGCGGAGGATCGGCCTTTATGTCATTACCCATCTATCTGATAGGTGCCCGGGGTTGTGGAAAAACAACCATCGGACATCTGTTATCACAGACATTGGGCTATGCATTCCATGATACGGACCATCATTTGCAATCGTCACTGCAGTGTACCATTGCACAAATTGTTGCCGAGCAGGGATGGGACAGTTTTCGAAGTAAAGAATCTGAATCGCTGGTGGCGGTAACTGCTGAGTCATCAGTGGTTGCGACCGGAGGCGGGATTATACTGCGCCAGGAAAATCGCCAGTTTATGCGTGACCATGGTCGGGTATTCTGGCTGAGCGTTGAACCGGGAGAGCTGGCCAAGCGCCTGAGTGCTGACCCCGAAACCGAACAGCGTCCTACACTGACCGGCCGGCCGATCACCGAAGAGATGAGTGATATCCTTAAAGTCAGAAGTCCGCTCTATTCTGCTACTGCTCATCATATTATTGATGCTTCCCGCGCGCCGCAGGAAGTTGTCAGCAATATTCTGCAGGTTTTATCACAGCAGCGTGCCGGGTAATATTCCCGGCACCATTCATACCCACTGACGACGGCTTTTTTGCCAGCGTTTTGTCAGCAATTCCAGACCTAAGCACAACAGATAATAGACAGCACCGGTGAACACGAAAATAGCCACCGGGTAAATCTGTACGCGGTTATTTACCTGCCCGGCCAGTGTGGTCAGTTCCGGGACATTGACGATAAAAGCCAGCGAAGTATCTTTTAACAGGCTGATAAAGATACCTGTCAGCGAAGGCAGGATATTTCTGAGTACCTGAGGCAGCAAAATGTACCAGAGGGTCGCTGCCGTTCCGAAACCCTGTGCCCGTGCCGCTTCCGACTGACCGGCAGGCAATGCAGCCAGTCCGGAAAGCACGCTATGCATCACTGACGCGGAAGTGAACCAGGCCAGCGCCAGGGTTACTGTTAATGGTCCCGGAATTTCGATACCACTCAGCATCGGTAGCAGATACCACAACCAGAAAATCACAAATATCAGTGGAATACCGCGAATCAGATCAGCCCAGATAAACAGTAATCTGCGCCAGCTGACGGAGCCGTAGTTCGCACTGGCAGCCAACAGGATCCCCAGCGGTAAAGCCAGAAGGGCAGCACCGGCTGCCATCAGCAGAGTCAGTAATACGCCCCCCGGAGTTCCCTGGGCAGTCTGTCCCCACAGTAAATATCCCAGATTATCGGTAATCACCGAAATTTCAGCGTTCATCAGGTTCACTCTCAGGCAGAACAGAAACGGTGGCAGGGCGGTGAGCAATTGGGCGGCTAAATGTCTTACGCCCCAGTGCTCCCAGAGCACTACCAAGCAGTAACCCGACAACCAGATAGATAGCGGACCCTACCGCAAATGCTTCCAGAGCATGCGCGTTGTAGCTTTCAATCTGCCTGACCTGATAAGTCAGTTCTGCAAAACCAATGGCGCTGGCCAGTGAGGAAAGTTTCATCAGATTCAGGTACTGCCCGACTATCGGCTGCCAGGCATTGCTTAATGCCTGCGGCAGGATAATCCATCGCAACAGTATCCAGCCGCGAAATCCCTGAACCAGTGCTGCTTCATGTTGCCCGCGTGAAATAGCGCGAATCCCGGATTCTACCTCGCCCAGCAGAAATGCCGATCCAAACACCGCCAGCCCCCAGGCCGAACAGATAAATTCCGGTGTCAGCCACCAGACGTTACCTGGCAAAACCGACCAGGGATAAACATTATTCACCACCGCTTTCCAGTCGGCGGGCAGTAAATTCCATGCTGCAAAATACCAGAACAGCAGTTGTACCAGGATTGGAGTGTTGCGAAACAGCAAAACCCAGACAGCCACAATAGCCTGCGCCGGGCGAAACTGGCTGAGCTGCAAGGCGAGTAACAGTATTGCCAGCACTGTGGCCAGAATGCAGCCAGCGAGCGTGACCCACACCGTGGTAAGAAAACCGGAAATGATCCACTGCAGTGGTTGCCCGGAAAGCACGCCGTGCCAGTCTAAATGAATCATAGTGGTTCTGATTCCTGATGCAGAGGATTAAGAACTTTTTGCAAAAAGCGTTGTGCCCGTGGATGCTCAGGAGCCCTGAAAAAATCTCCGGGATGGCTGTTCTCCAGAATCTGTCCCTGGTCGATAAACACAATCCGGTCGGCAATCTCTCTGGCAAACTGCATTTCATGGGTGACGACCAGAAGCGTAATACCACTGTGAGCCAGTTGCTTCATCACCAGTAACACTTCACCAATCATTTCCGGGTCAAGTGCTGAGGTAGGCTCATCAAACAGTAATATTTTCGGTTCTGAGGATAGTGCCCGCGCGATAGCGACCCTTTGCTGCTGACCGCCGGAGAGCTGTGCAGGGAAGTGGTCTGCTTTATCTTCCAGACCGACCTGCTTCAGTAAGCTTACCGCCCGTTGTCTGGCCTGCTCAGGAGTCTGGCGGTGAATTTTCTCCAGAGCCAGTGTGATATTTTGCAGTGCTGTCAGATGTGGGTAGAGGTTAAATTGCTGAAAAACAAAACCTATCTGCTGACGCAGGTCCTGCAGGGCCCGACCTTTCAGAGTACTGACCGGTTGTTGATCAATATAGATCTCGCCGCTGGTAATGGACTCCAGCTGATTGACCAGACGGATAAGGGTCGATTTTCCGGAACCTGAAGGCCCAAGGATGGCGATAACTTCCCCTGCATTGACCGACAAATCGATACTATTAAGCACCTGATGGCTGGCATAACTTTTGCTGACCTGGCGAAAAAGGATCTGTGCCTGTTGCGATGAACTGTCCGCCGTAGCGGCGGACAGAGATGAGTGAGCTGACATATCAGTTGGCTTTAATAGTAAAATTACGCGGCTGAGGAGCCGGAGTGCCCGGACCGAACCAGCGGTTATAGATGGCCGCTGCCTCACCACTTTTCTCCAGACTGACCAGTTCGTCATTGACTGCATTGAGCAGAGCTGGCTGATTTTTAGAAACCCCGACACCAATTTCTTCTTTACTCAGCAGGTCAGGCAGGATTTTAAATTTCTGTTTATCAGGAGCTTCTGCCAGGAGTCCGGCCAGAATCGTACTGTCCTGAGTAATCGCCTGCACATTACCGTTGCGCAGGGCAGTTAATGCCAGCGGAATATCATCATAAGCCAGCACACGCGCTTGCGGGAAACGCTGATGCAGAGCCTGTTCACCGGTAGTCCCTTTTACTGCGCCTATCCGGTCTTTACTGTAACTTTCCAGAGAGTTTCCGGAACTGGCGGGCACCAGAAACTGCTGGCCGGTCACAAAATAAGGGGTTGAAAAGTCCACCACCTGCGCCCGCTCAGGAGTAATGGTAATATCGGCCACAATCAGGTCTGCTTTACCGGACTGCAACAGCGGAATACGGTTGGCCGGGTTGGTGGCGACCAGTTGTAATTTAACTCCCCAGGCTTTGGCCAGTGCTTTAGCAAAATCGATATCGTAACCAACCAGTTCATGAGTCTTAGGATCGATCGATCCAAACGGTGGATTGGCATCAAAAGTGGCAACCCTTACCACTCCGGCTTTTTTAATATCCGCTAATTGATCTGCATGAGCTGCAGAAATGGCCAGGCTATTCAGCGCCAGCAGGCTAAGTGCAAAAATCGCTTTTTTTCCGTTAGTTAGCGTCACAGTCATCGTACCCCCGGGAGATTATTATCATCATTTGTTGTCTGATAACTACGCTCCCATAAATTCGCACCATCTCAAAATTCATAAAAATGCTTATCTATAAGAAAAATGTATTAAAGAGAATTTGCGCAGGGAAACTGCCTGAATCCGGGGGAAACTGCTCTGTGGTGAAACCCGCACAGCGTAATTCATTAAGCTGATGATCGGTCTGATTATTTACGTGACAAGTTGATTGCACTGCTTTTACACTGTCAGAAACACCCTGCTGACTAATAAGGAATCTGCATGCTGAAGTCTAATGAGTACTTTGAAGGTAAAGTGAAGTCGATTGGTTTTGAAAATTCGCTGTCCGGGGTTTCTTCGGTCGGGGTTATGTCTGCAGGTGAGTACACTTTTGGCACCGGAAAGCCGGAAGAAATGACGGTTGTCAGCGGGTCGCTGAAAGTTTTACTGCCAGGTGAAACCGAATGGCGCTGGTATGAAGCCGGTCAGGTATTTAATGTCCCGGGCAACAGCGAATTCTATTTACAGGTTGCGGAAGACAGCGCTTACCTGTGCCGTTACCTGTAACGGATTTTCCATGCTCTGCGAATGCAGAGCATGGAAGCCTGTTATTGCTGTGCTTCGCCACCCAACGCGGCAACCAGGGCTTCTGTAAACGCCGCCAGTTCTCCTGTCATCAGCACAAAATCCGCATCAAAACGTAATGCCGGATCTTCACGATCAATATCGTCGTTCTGTTCACGCAGTGTATCGCTGAACTTTAGTCGTTTGACGGTACCGTCATCGCAGACGATAAACTGCAGACGTTCCTGCCAGTCCAGAGCCAGTTTGGTCACTCTTTTTCCTGCTTCGATGTGATGAGCAATTTCATCGCTGACCAGTACCTGTTTCTTACAACGAATCACTCCGCCTTCTTCCAGGGTAGATTTCAGCTCTGCTTCGTCCAGCAGGGCAAACCCTCCGGGCAGACTGCCGGAACGGACCCATTCGGTTAGTGTCAGTTCAACCGGCGTTTCCAGCGCGAGTGGCACCACGGGTAATGATCCCAGGCTTTTTCGTAACAGTGCCAGTAAATCTTCAGATTTTTTGGCACTGGCGCTGTCAGTCATAATCAGCTGATGCTGAGTGTCAATCCACAACCAGGTCTGGCTGTAGCGGCTGAAAGCCCGTGGCAACAGGCTATGAATAACCTCATCTTTCAGAGAATCTTTTTCGGTTTTTTTCAGTTTCCGTTGCTGTTCGGCTTCCAGACGACTGATTTTGGCCTCAAGTGCCTGTTTAATTACCGGCGAAGGCAGGATTTTTTCTTCTTTGCGGGCACATAACAACATCTGACCATTACTGAAATGCACCAGCGAATCGGTCTGGTTATTCAGTGGCGGGACCCAGCCGGTTTTCATCTGATCCTGGCTTCCGCAGGGGGTAAAACTGCACGCGCTCAGTTGTTTCTCCATATCGTCTGCAGACAGCGGGATTTCCCGACTAAGACGATAAACCATCATATTTTTAAACCACAGCATCTGAATTCCTTAAGCCAGCATTGTCCGGGATAGCGGGGGAGATGATACCCAATCGTTGAGCGCGTTTCAGCATTCGCGGTAATAAATGAGAGAAACTTACATGGAAAAGGGAAAGGACGTGGCAGGAAAGGCTTCCTGCCACGTTGGACTCTGTTTACTCCTGGCTCATCAGCAACTCATCGCGCGGAGCCTCACGGCGCTGGGCTGAGGTCAGACGGAAATAGCAGTAACCCGCTGCCATAATTGCCACAAACAGCAGAGCAATGATCGGGTTAAACCAGATCATAGATACCAGACAAATAACGGCCAGCACCAGAGCAATGCCTGGTACCAGCGGATAACCAGGTGCCATAAAACTCCGTGGCATATCTGGCTGGCTGCGACGCAATTTGAACAGGCTCAACATGCTCATGATATACATCACAATGGCACCAAACACGGCCAGGGTGATCATAGCTGCAGTCAGAGTCATACCCTGCAGATGGATCCAGTTATCACTGAAAATCGCGATGATGCCGATAACACCTCCGGCAAGTGTTGCACGGTAAGGGGTTTGAAAGCGTGACAGTTTGGCCAGCGAGGGAGGCAGATACCCGGCACGTGCCAGTGCGAAAAACTGCCGCGAGTAGCCAAGGATAATTCCGTGGAAACTGGCAATCAGCCCGAACAGGCCAATCCACACCAGCATATGCATCCAGCGGGAGTGTTCACCAACAATCATTTTCATTGCCTGAGGCAGGGGATCGTTGATATCTGAAAGTTTGCGCCAGTCACCGGCTCCACCGGCCAGCAGCATAACGCCAAGCGCCAGCACAACCAGCGTCAGAATCCCTGCGATATAGGCACGCGGGATATTTTTACGTGGGTCTTTTGCCTCTTCGGCGGCCATGGCTGCACCTTCAATGGCCAGGAAAAACCAGATAGCAAAAGGAATAGCGGCAAAAACACCACTGATCGCCTGCATTCCAAAACCTTCAGCACCGGCCCAGCCGTGAGCGGTGAAATTTGCCAGGCTGAACCCCGGAGAAACTACTCCCATAAACACCAGCAATTCAATGACTGCCAGCAAGGTAACAATCAGTTCAAACATCGCTGCCAGTTTAACGCCAAGGATATTCAGCCCCATAAACACCAGATAGGCCACCACTGCGGCAATCTTCGGGTCCAGAGTAGGGAACTGCACGTTGAGATAAGCGCCAATCGCCAGAGCAATTGCCGGAGGTGCAAACACAAACTCAATCAGTGTTGCCAGCCCGGCGATAAGCCCGCCGGTTTCACCAAATGCCCGTCTGCTGTAGGCGAAAGGGCCACCGGCATGAGGAATTGCGGTCGTTAGCTCGGTGAAACTAAAAATAAAACAACCATACATTAATGCTATCAGGAGGGTGGTTATCAGAAATCCGAGTGTCCCTGCGACACCCCAGCCATAGCTCCAGCCAAAATATTCGCCTGAAATAACCAGACCTACGGCAATTCCCCACAGTGAAAAGGTACCAAGCGTGGGCTTAAGTTTTGTTGTCATCATTGTATCCCCGTCGTATATGCATTCCCCGCCGGATCTGAGATCTGCGGAATAAGCTGTCACAAGGATAATGCCGCGCGAAGAAGGCTGAATACCTGACCCGGGCTGTCATAAATTTGTCATGTGAAGTCAACTTCGCTCTCCGGTTCTGTGTCATTGTCGTGTAAAGCCAGGTTTTGCTGTTACAGAGTCAGGAAATCCATGGCTTACCGCAGGCATGCTGATGTTAACGATGACTGAATTAATTAACGACCGGGGTGCGGATAATGGACGTACAACAGAATGACTCTTTAACTGATCAGCAATTGATGCAGATAGCAGCGGCGGCGTTGCTCCGCTATCCGCAGTTGAGTGACGGGCAGCTGTCAC
This region includes:
- the proC gene encoding pyrroline-5-carboxylate reductase; protein product: MLNKKIGFIGCGNMTKAIVNGIVKSQVIAPENIWIFDRKSATNQEMAEKYGLNAAESPESLAGAVDILVAAVKPNVISKVLSDIAGQIKKETLVVSIAAGVTLETLSGVLGDSRKIIRVMPNTPALVGEGMSSVTPNALVTADETAIVLEIFQSFGKAGLVSEYLIHSVVGVSGSSPAYIFMLIEAMADAAVLGGMPRKQAYEFAAQAVKGAAQMVLETGLHPAQLKDNVCSPGGTTIEAVQTLESQGFRSAVMLAMQKCMEKSEFLSKK
- a CDS encoding YaiI/YqxD family protein, with protein sequence MAIWVDADACPTVIKEILYRAAERTQTHITFVANQSLRLPPSPWLHSLRVAAGFDVADNEIVQRAMAGDLVITADIPLAAEVLEKGAAALNPRGERYSPATIRERLTMRDFMDTLRASGIASGGPPALNQKDRQLFANELDKWFRQR
- a CDS encoding DUF2076 domain-containing protein, whose product is MQSEEQKLIDGLFSRLQQAESQTGPRDPAAEQLIKSHLQNQPAAAYYMSQALIIQEAAMKKLNDRVSELETRIQQQQQQQPQQSSGGFLAGLFGGGNSQPRQPEPQQSSAWGNQQQPQQAPSQQPTYNAPPAAARGTGFLGGALQTAAGVAGGVVLADMLTSMFHHSQPEEIVNIINETPTQTPDFNQNLDTFNYGDNGLPADDNRWDDNNNGGGFDSFFGDNNFNDDDDSFL
- the aroL gene encoding shikimate kinase AroL yields the protein MSLPIYLIGARGCGKTTIGHLLSQTLGYAFHDTDHHLQSSLQCTIAQIVAEQGWDSFRSKESESLVAVTAESSVVATGGGIILRQENRQFMRDHGRVFWLSVEPGELAKRLSADPETEQRPTLTGRPITEEMSDILKVRSPLYSATAHHIIDASRAPQEVVSNILQVLSQQRAG
- a CDS encoding ABC transporter permease subunit (The N-terminal region of this protein, as described by TIGR01726, is a three transmembrane segment that identifies a subfamily of ABC transporter permease subunits, which specificities that include histidine, arginine, glutamine, glutamate, L-cystine (sic), the opines (in Agrobacterium) octopine and nopaline, etc.); amino-acid sequence: MNAEISVITDNLGYLLWGQTAQGTPGGVLLTLLMAAGAALLALPLGILLAASANYGSVSWRRLLFIWADLIRGIPLIFVIFWLWYLLPMLSGIEIPGPLTVTLALAWFTSASVMHSVLSGLAALPAGQSEAARAQGFGTAATLWYILLPQVLRNILPSLTGIFISLLKDTSLAFIVNVPELTTLAGQVNNRVQIYPVAIFVFTGAVYYLLCLGLELLTKRWQKSRRQWV
- a CDS encoding amino acid ABC transporter permease, coding for MIHLDWHGVLSGQPLQWIISGFLTTVWVTLAGCILATVLAILLLALQLSQFRPAQAIVAVWVLLFRNTPILVQLLFWYFAAWNLLPADWKAVVNNVYPWSVLPGNVWWLTPEFICSAWGLAVFGSAFLLGEVESGIRAISRGQHEAALVQGFRGWILLRWIILPQALSNAWQPIVGQYLNLMKLSSLASAIGFAELTYQVRQIESYNAHALEAFAVGSAIYLVVGLLLGSALGALGRKTFSRPIAHRPATVSVLPESEPDER
- a CDS encoding amino acid ABC transporter ATP-binding protein; translation: MSAHSSLSAATADSSSQQAQILFRQVSKSYASHQVLNSIDLSVNAGEVIAILGPSGSGKSTLIRLVNQLESITSGEIYIDQQPVSTLKGRALQDLRQQIGFVFQQFNLYPHLTALQNITLALEKIHRQTPEQARQRAVSLLKQVGLEDKADHFPAQLSGGQQQRVAIARALSSEPKILLFDEPTSALDPEMIGEVLLVMKQLAHSGITLLVVTHEMQFAREIADRIVFIDQGQILENSHPGDFFRAPEHPRAQRFLQKVLNPLHQESEPL
- a CDS encoding ABC transporter substrate-binding protein yields the protein MTVTLTNGKKAIFALSLLALNSLAISAAHADQLADIKKAGVVRVATFDANPPFGSIDPKTHELVGYDIDFAKALAKAWGVKLQLVATNPANRIPLLQSGKADLIVADITITPERAQVVDFSTPYFVTGQQFLVPASSGNSLESYSKDRIGAVKGTTGEQALHQRFPQARVLAYDDIPLALTALRNGNVQAITQDSTILAGLLAEAPDKQKFKILPDLLSKEEIGVGVSKNQPALLNAVNDELVSLEKSGEAAAIYNRWFGPGTPAPQPRNFTIKAN
- the ppnP gene encoding pyrimidine/purine nucleoside phosphorylase yields the protein MLKSNEYFEGKVKSIGFENSLSGVSSVGVMSAGEYTFGTGKPEEMTVVSGSLKVLLPGETEWRWYEAGQVFNVPGNSEFYLQVAEDSAYLCRYL
- the rdgC gene encoding recombination-associated protein RdgC — translated: MLWFKNMMVYRLSREIPLSADDMEKQLSACSFTPCGSQDQMKTGWVPPLNNQTDSLVHFSNGQMLLCARKEEKILPSPVIKQALEAKISRLEAEQQRKLKKTEKDSLKDEVIHSLLPRAFSRYSQTWLWIDTQHQLIMTDSASAKKSEDLLALLRKSLGSLPVVPLALETPVELTLTEWVRSGSLPGGFALLDEAELKSTLEEGGVIRCKKQVLVSDEIAHHIEAGKRVTKLALDWQERLQFIVCDDGTVKRLKFSDTLREQNDDIDREDPALRFDADFVLMTGELAAFTEALVAALGGEAQQ
- the eat gene encoding ethanolamine permease; translated protein: MTTKLKPTLGTFSLWGIAVGLVISGEYFGWSYGWGVAGTLGFLITTLLIALMYGCFIFSFTELTTAIPHAGGPFAYSRRAFGETGGLIAGLATLIEFVFAPPAIALAIGAYLNVQFPTLDPKIAAVVAYLVFMGLNILGVKLAAMFELIVTLLAVIELLVFMGVVSPGFSLANFTAHGWAGAEGFGMQAISGVFAAIPFAIWFFLAIEGAAMAAEEAKDPRKNIPRAYIAGILTLVVLALGVMLLAGGAGDWRKLSDINDPLPQAMKMIVGEHSRWMHMLVWIGLFGLIASFHGIILGYSRQFFALARAGYLPPSLAKLSRFQTPYRATLAGGVIGIIAIFSDNWIHLQGMTLTAAMITLAVFGAIVMYIMSMLSLFKLRRSQPDMPRSFMAPGYPLVPGIALVLAVICLVSMIWFNPIIALLFVAIMAAGYCYFRLTSAQRREAPRDELLMSQE